The stretch of DNA gggttttttttctttttggtcgaGAAGCAATTGTATGGTTTGTTCTCAAATTTAGAATACCAAAGCGTtgccaaaaataaacaaaagaattgaATAACATAACTAATCATAACTTGCTAATATCACAAATCAATACTATTGAGTCAATAGTATTGACTAATGATAAAAGTGATGTGGAAGATAGAAGGATTTTTACTGGACATGAAATGCTTAActgtattatttaatttaattggttatctattttaagattttacatgttataaatgaaatgataaatgttaaCTGGTATTTTAAGAATACTCCAATCGAAACAGAGGTTTTGATGTCAATTAAAACGGTTAGTGGACCAAAGGATAAGAGAGTCCAATTGAAGAATATTGAAAATGATACATAGCCCATTATGAACACCAATCTTGTGTTACTATTAAGCCTGCAACAAAAAGACAAACTTAATTAAAGCTGTGCACAAAACAAGAATGAATGTTATTCATGTAGGCAAACAAAAAACTGATgtgtattaatgttataattttgttggttacatattttaactgatgtgtcaactcctccttcaactaaaaagctgaggtgtcaacaATGGAGAGAAACACATCCTatatttattgtattgattttaacagaggaacaaagaaaaaaaaaactaatttaatctAAGAGATTTTACTAATAAAACAAGATCGTTTGAAATAAAAGCAAATCATTGACCAAGAACTAtaacccagaagaagaagaagaggctttCTTACCAGTGGAGACATAGAAGTATaacccagaagaagaagctttcttACGGTGGCTGAGAGAGACTTACGGTGGCTGAGAGAGAGAAACGATTTTGggattttagttttagggttaacTTTTgattgaaagaagagaaacatcATTTTGGtctatgtgattttttttaaaaagtcttgtGGGTACCCATAACCCAATAAGATAAACCCGAGCGAGACTCTCCAATTCGGGTACCCGAACCACTTTAAGCCCGTGAAACTTTTACATAAAAACTAGATCTTtggatttcttattttttatggGTCAAGGATACCCATCGGGTTAAAGCCCACTATTAAGCATTCCTACAAACGAGGCTTGTATACCCGTTTCCTAGCATCAACATGTAAGTCAacatgtaaatatattatattggaGACAATTTTAATCACCAACTGAATCTAGATTTAAAAGAAGTTgacttaatttatttaaaaaatggaGCTAAAAATTTAGTTTGCAAAGGATCTATTTGTGTGCAGAAattgaatacaattattttatatagaaaaaagttATTAAGCATTGCaacattataaattttaattatattatcaaatcaattttgatGGTATATCATTTCTTAGATAAGATTTAGTGATAACTGATAACAACAATGTTTTCTTGTCATAAGGTGTATCGTCCCATTCAAAACAAATAAGGATCTGATCCATCACGATTAATACGATACATTGGCTTTCTATCGGGTTTTCCCACCTTCCAAATGTATTCTTTACAGCTAGGATTTTTTCCAGATGCATTATCGTTTTTCGATACtttgaagatatatataatattgtgaGAACTGGATGATTCTGTTAGAGGAGATTACAATGGTCTTTATACAAAGAGCGTATGGCTATACAAGGTAAGAAAATATGTCTATATTAACAACATGATTTGATAGGGATACTTATACTCAATCGTATCTGTTTCCTTTATGTGTGATGATCTGTAATACACCCCTTCAACATGGAGGGACTAAGGTGACTCCAATCTTACTACGCAGGTGTTGAAACGGTACTCGGGATAAGGGCTTTGTAAGAGCGTCAGCAAGTTGATCTTTTGTTGAAACATGTGACACCCGAAGCTTGCCTGTTTGAACTTTTCACGTATAAAATGATAGTCAATGGCTATATGCTTCATTCTTGAGTGAAAAACTGGGTTAGCACAAAGATATGTTGCTCCTACATTGTCGTAATAGATTGTTGGAGCAGAGGTTTGCTTGAGACCAAGTTCAGATAAGAGTGAGTTTACCCAAAGAAGTTCAGACGATGTATTTGCTACTGCACGATATTCCGCTTCGGTGGAAGATCTGGCGACTCCCTTCTGTTTCTTGGATGTCCACGAGATTGGCTGGCCACCAAGGTAGATGATATAACCATTTGTAGAGACACAAGTAGTGACATACCCTGCCCAATCAGCATTAGAGAAGCCATGGAGAGTAAGAGGGTTCCCTTTGCGAAAGTATAAGCCGTATGAACTTGTTCCAGCAAGATACCGCAACACTCGTTTAGCGGCCTGCCAATGATCATTAGTGGGAGAGTGCATAAACTGTGATAAACGATTAACAACATAGGCAATATACGGACGTGTGAAAGCTAAGTACTGAAGACTCCCGATCAATGTTCTGTACTTCTTAGGATCAGAATACAAGTCACCAACCAATGTGAGCTTCGGAGTTGTGACCATGGGCGTAGGGACTAGCTTGGCATCCTGCATATTCATTTTGGTGAGAAGATCCAAGACATACTTACGCTGGTTCAAGTGAAGACCAGCCTTTGTTCTGATGGCTTCAATGCCTAAAAAATATGAGAGTTCACCCATATCTTTTACTGAGAACCGAGTGCCCAGATTCTTAAGAATAGCCTCAACAACCACAACATTATTCCCAGTGATAAGGATGTTGTCAACGTAGATGAGCGCATAGACCAACAGATTGGGACGTTTAAGGACAAACAGCAATGTATCAGATAAAGAATTGGAAAAACCAACACTTACGAGATAGTTCTTTAGTTCCAAATACCAGGCTATTGGTGCCTGTTTGAGACCGTAAAGAGCTTTCTTCAAGTGACATACATGTGTTGGTCGATCAGGATCAACAAATACTTGTGGTTGAGTGACATAGACATCCTCCGTAAGTGTACCTTGCAAAAACGCATTATTGACATCGATTTGTCGTATTGGCCAGGAGAGTGAGACCGCAACATCAAGAACCGCACGAATGGTGGACACTACCATCGGGAAGGAACTTGGTCCGGAAAATCCATTTGGTGTCGATGACATTGTATGACGGATCTGGGGGAACAAGATCCCACGTGTTGTGTCGAACTTGGGAGTTGACTTCAGCGGACATGGAATTACGCCAGCACGGATCCTTTAAGGCTTGGGCTACGGTTTGGGGCTCAGTGGTCGAAGCAAGGAGGGAGGTGAGACCAAATTTGGGATTTAGTTTCGtgatattatttttggagcGGGTTTGCATCGGATGATTACGGAGGGGTTGCTGTAAAAACGAAGATGCAGCCAATATTgaaaagaacttcttttcttattaagaatcacttaaacaatcttacaagatatgtttaatcagatttacacacagtcaacacgacttgtcactgaccaattcttaatctaaccaaaatgcctaagaaccctaaaagcttatTCGCTTAGTTCTCTAAAAAACTTCTTGAACGGCCAAACAACATGTTTGGCCTAATAACACAATATATAGGAACCCTCCTATGACCTACTTTCCTAAACAAGGATAAGTCCAAATCTTCAAGTTAATATGATAATATCTTGTCCTCTAATTAACAAGCCTTCAAAAGTATTGCCACGTCATCCAATATCCGTGACTCCTCCAAGACGCGTAAACATCTTTCAGAGTTCTACAACACAGCCTTGTAGCACCAGAACGTCTTCATGCTTTCATTCTCCCCTTTTTTATCTGAATGTGACAACTCAAGCTCCAGATGTGAATAGTActagaatattttcaaaaccaTAAGCCTCAGCTACATCCAGCTAtgacatcaccatcatcaccaataTCACCATCTCATCATACTCCCCCAGCGTGAGTGcacattcatataaaaacaaggATGAAGACATATATGCAGAGAGACACAACAAGCTTCCTATCATGCCTTGTACCAAAAATAATCTTCAAGAGCTTTTATAATGTTCTTAGGTTCAACCtgtgaaacaaaacaatgttgcaGCACTCTTTGAGAATTCAGCTGAACATGACGAACAGTTTGCTCAACAAATGGAACTGCAGCAGACTGATTCTTATGACCTTGAAACTGTTTAGATGTAGCTAAGACTCCtgatgattcatcattccaatcaGCACTATTGGATCTGGTTGATTCAGTTGTGACTTTTTCTTGTACAGGTGGTTCTACAACATGCTTCTGTAGAACCTGAGATTCAACTCCAACATCTTCTTCAGCGATTATATTCGAGAGATTGCAACATAGCTTGATTTCTTCAGACTCTCTGCAAACTTGATCATACTTTTTCTCATCattcttgaaatttttattgtacAGATCCTTTTTAGCCACCCAGACTCTACCAAAATGATAAGGATCAATAAAACACTTTCTTGCCATCCAAAGCTCCTTGATCTTGTTCTTAAACTTGTAACAGAATCTACGAACATGACCTACATTACCGCAGTGAAAGCACACAAAATTACCTCTTCTTTGTTTGGAATCTGTCCAGTTTTGTCGAGGATTTTCGGACCTGGCTCGAGGTTCTCTGGTTTTTGCAGGTGCTACAAGCCTCTCCTGTTGAACAGTCTTGTTCAAAATGTTTGACTCCACTTCGTGAGTTACGTTGCTTTTCACAAAACTTACAGACTTATCCTGAGACAGCAACTCAACAGCCTGCTCCTTGTGATAACCCAAACCTCTATGCTGAGATCCAACAATTCCCATTGACAAGATCTCATCTAACTTCTTCCCACCATTGTTCAACATCctgatttttttatgattctcGTTCAGCTCCCTTTCAAGGCTTGTTGATCTTTCCTTCTCCAAACCATAGAGTTCTTGAAGATTTCTCAGTTTTCTCTCAAGCAACTCCTTTTCAGCAGGGAGTAGTTCCTTGCAAGTTGAGACTTCAGACTTGCATTCTTCTTCTAGCATACTGACCTTGGCTTCTAACTGCAATTTTTCTTTGACAAGTAGCAATTTTTCATTACACAGCTGAACCCAATTGTCATAGAGTACACAGTAGCTCTCTTTTGAAATTgactcttcatcatcatcatctgagctTTCATCAGCTATATCATCACCTTTAGCACTGTATGCAAAAAGATTCAAcattcctccttcttcttcatccccatcactctctgattctgaatcactAAAGCTAACATATGCCTTATTATTTCCTTTCACCATGTTTGGGCATTCAGATTTTAAGTGTCCAATCCCTTTACATTCAAAGCACTTCATCTCCTTGCGCTTAACCATTGGACACTCAGGTTTGTAATGACCAAAACCACCACATTCAAAACACTGAATCTCTTTTCTcggattatttttttctttttcagatatatTTGGCCTAGAACAAGACCTCTCTGTAGCACTTCGATTCCAGCAAGCTAATTCTCGTCCCTGTCCTTTTTCAACACGTTTGAGAGCTTTTCCAAAGTTTCTTGCCATCAAGGACATGCtatcttttatctcttgcaACTGATCACTCCTGTCATCTGCCTTGAATGCAATTCCTTTACCATGAATTCTCAGTTCTTCAGCAACTTCCATCTCCTCTGATTTTAGCATACCAATGAGATCCTCAAACTTCAAGGTGTCTGTGTTGCCAGATACTCTCATGACTGCTTTATGAGCTGCATACTTAGAAGGTAGACATCTAAGCAACTTCTTAACCAGCTTGGTATCCTTATAGATCTTACCAAGATTCTTTGCCTCATTAGCAATAGCACTCAATTTTGCACTGAACTGAGAAATTGTCTCTTCTGGATCCATCCTTAAGACTTCAAATTGTGATGCAAGTTGGTCTAATCTCGTTCTTTTGACACTTGAGTTTCCTTCATGGGTCTTCTGCAGAATGTCCCAAGCATCTTTAGCTGATTCACAACCTTGAACAAGCttaaagtcatcatcatcaatagcacCAAATATTGCATTAAGTGCCCTAGCATTATATTTTGACAAATTCTTTTCTTCTACCGTCCAGCGTGCCTTAGGTTTAGTGATCTTGTCACCAGCTTCGGTTTTCTCATAGGGAggttcccatccttcttccactgCTGTCCAAGCATCCTCACCAAGATTTCAGATCAGCTGAACCATGCGCACCTTCCAGCGACCATAGCCTTGTTCATCCAAGATCACACCCCTTTGAAGCATCCACAACTCATTACCTGACTGCATCATTATCTCAAGATCTCAACCTGTGGCGAGTATAGAGCTCTCGTCGGTtgaccgctctgataccaattgtaaaaacgaagatgcagccaatattgaaaagaacttcttttcttattaagaatcacttaaacaatcttacaagatatgtttaatcagatttacacacagtcaacacgacttgtcactgaccaattcttaatctaaccaaaatgcctaagaaccctaaaagcttatTCGCTTAGTTCTCTAAAAAACTTCTTGAACGGCCAAACAACATGTTTGGCCTAATAACACAATATATAGGAACCCTCCTATGACCTACTTTCCTAAACAAGGATAAGTCCAAATCTTCAAGTTAATATGATAATATCTTGTCCTCTAATTAACAAGCCTTCAAAAGTATTGCCACGTCATCCAATATCCGTGACTCCTCCAAGACGCGTAAACATCTTTCAGAGTTCTACAACACAGCCTTGTAGCACCAGAACGTCTTCATGCTTTCAGTTGCggctgagcctgagccggtgcaGTAGACACCGATGGCAGAGACGGTGAGTCGTTGTTGTGTTGAGACGAAGTGACATcagtggaggacgagtgtggagaATTCGTTGCCGATGAATTATGGGCCTCTGAAGTTAAGATAGGTGGGCTTTCTTGTTGGGCCGAACTTGAAGAGGAGCGTAATTGGGCCTGTTGAGATGGAGATGGTGATGGTGTTCGATGTTGTTGCGAGTTGTGGGATGTCGGGGCCGTGACTGAGTTTGCCGGTGTGTTGGATGGTGAAACCGAGGCCGATGGTGTTGAATCCGGTGATGTCGCCGGCTGTTCTGACGGTGGTGAAGAAGGTGATCGCAGAGGGACCGTGAGGGACTCCAATGACGTTGATGAAGGATCTATGAGTGACGAGGAGTTTGACGGGACCACCGTGAATAGTGGGAAAGACGATGTAGGCGATTGGGAAACAGAAACCGGACTAGAGGAAGGTAAGGATAATGATTTGAGAGGGAATTGCTgttcatcaaaaacaacatgTCTTGAGACATAGATACGATGCGTTTGTGGTTCAAGAAAAAGATAGGCACTTTGTGTTAAGGAGTAAATGCATGGGAGAGATTTTGGTTGTAGTTTATGAGAGTTGTAGGGTTTGAGCCAGGGAAAACAAAGAGAACCAAAGACTTtcagtttgttgttgtttggaatTTGATTGAAGAGCTTTTGAAAAGGAGATGAGAAGGATAGAGTAGGGGTTGGCATGCGATTTATGAGGAAGACAGCAGTGGAGAAGCATAAGACCAGTATGTTGTTGGAAGAGCGGAGTGAGTGAGCAGAGCCAAGCCAGTTTCGACAATATGCCAGATGCTTTCTTTCGGCCAGACCATTATGCTCAGGAGTGTGGGGAGGTGAGGTGAGATGACTAATGCCATGAGTAGAGAGAAAGGGACGAAGAGCGATAAATTCGCCTCCGTTATCAGAGAAAAGAGTGCCAATGCGAGAAGAGAAGCGATTTTCAACAAAAGAGGTAAATTTGATAAATGTTTCACGTACTTGTGATTTTTGGTGGAGTGGATACATCCAAGTATATCTAGTGTAGTGATCTACAATCACTAGATAGTACTTGAATTTGTCAATGGAAATAACGGGAGAGGTCCATACATCGGTGAATAAATATTCAAGGGGTCGAGTCGAGTGTATGGAAGATTGAGAAAAAGAtaatttgtgacttttattgattaAGCAATCACTGCAAGACAATGTCTTTTGAGATGAAGCAGAAACAGGTAAATGAAAACGAGAAAGCATTTGTTGTAAAATAGGAATTGAGGGGTGACCAAGACGAGAATGCCAGGTCGAGAAATCAGTTTTAAGATTGATAGTAGAGGTAGAAAAAGCAGCAGTTTGAGAAAAGGAAAGAGGCCACTCATAGAGCTCATCTTTAGTTCGTCCTTGGAGTAACAGGGTCCCCGTgctcagatccttcacctgaaagaaagccaggaaaaatgcaacagaaataCGGTTAGCATTGCACAGACGGTAGAAAGATATGAGATTCTTTTTAATATCTGGAACACAAAGAACATCTTTGATAGATAAAGGACCAAACGGAGAGGGCAGATGAGTTGAACCAGTGTGAGTGATGGGGAGACCTTTGCCATCACCAACGTTCACTTCCTCGCCACCAATGTATGGCTGGTGGAGACTTAGATTTGCAAGGTCTGAGGAAATGTGATGTGTAGCAGCGGAATCCAACAGCCAAGGATTGTTTGTGGCATAATTTGCGGCAGTGAAGTGAGCCTGTGGCTGCCAAGGAGCCAGAGCGGAGGATGCTTGAGCATTGGGAGAATATTGCAGCATTAACAGCTGAGAGCAACGTTTGGCACTGTGTCCCATAACACCACAGATATGACAGCGGCCAAGATACGGTTGAGGAGATCTGGAGTCATTGAATGGACGAGGAGAAGACTGCCAGTTGGTGTTGTGGCGCTGGTTGGACCGGTGCTGCGAGCGATAGTTGGTGTTGGGACGCTGAGGCAGAGCAACGTTGGCACTCATGGGAGTAGGCAGGAGAGGTTGTGTGGATAGCAGCTTGGACTCATGGTTGATGAGCTTCTCATGTAGTTCAGTAAGAGTGGGTGGTGTGTCACGGCTTTCCACTTGGTCAATGATGGACTTGTACTCCTCAGGAAGACCTTCAAGGATGAGCTCCACTTTCATGGTCGAGAGATTTGCCAAGAAGAGCGAGTTCATCAAAGCGGGGGATGAGGTCTTAAACATATGCATCGATTGTTTTTGTGTCGTTCTTCCAGATTTTGAGTTGAATCTTGAGTTGACGGATGTGACCACGACTTGGCTTGGCATAAGTAGAGGAAAGTGTAGTCCAGATCTCAGCAGTGGTGTGAGCACGCGAAAGGATTGGCTGAATGGAGACAGAGATAGCGCCAAGGAGTGCACTATAGAGAAGTTTGCCTTGACGTGCACAGGTGACGTAAGCTGGATTTGGGGAGCTTACACCATCGACAGTGACTGTGTCAGCAGGGAAGATCTTGGATCCATCAAGGTAAGAAGCAAGACCATACCCATCAATAAGAGCATGAACTTGTCTGCTCCACATGATATAGTTGGTGGGCGTAAGCCTTGTAACATTTGTCATATTGACATTGAGGAGGGATTCAGAGTTTGGTGTGACTGTTTCAGAGGTAGCAGTCACAGTAGTGGGATTAGGAGGAGAGGTTGATTGAGACATGAGGAGGGAGATCAAGAGAACGAAAAAGAAAGAGCAGGAAAGAGAGAGGCAAcagccaaaagaaaaagaacagagaagatATTTAGGTCTAGGTATCtcaaagctctgataccatataatATTGTGAGAACTGGATGATTCTATTACAGGAGATTACAGTGGTCTTTATACAAAGAGCGTATGGCTATACAAGGTAAGAAAATATGTCTATATTAACAACATGATTTGATAGGGATACGTATACTCAATCGTATCTGTTTCCTTTATGTGTGATGAtctgtaataatatatatatcaaaatagtaAGATCCACCTCCATCACGAAAAATGGCAACgaaattttgtagattttcaAATATTTACATGAAATCTGACATCCCAAGTACGATCCCAAGGAATACAGATCATCTCAATATCATAtgtattagatttttttttttttttttgttaaagtcaTATGTATGTATTAGATTTGCAGGTCTACATTCAATATTTCTCCATTTTCTACAGTATTGTGGATTACAACATAATTTCCTGGCATTCCTGCTAAAGGTAAGAAACCATCGTCTTCCGAAGTAGGTACCTTCGCTGCAGAATCTGATAAATCTAATGCTGatgcaaaaagaataaaagtagaaaaaattgtaaaaaccaaaataaaatgagGTTTATGAATATAAGccattgctatttaaattatGTGTGCTTAAGATGGAACATATAAGCTCGCTATTTATAGATGTATCGAAGTGTAAATATCTTTGAGAGAATGCATGTATTATGTAACGTTGAATGCATATATTAAGTctatatctatcttaacatttttggagtatatttttatgtcatcctctcttatctttatatccaaacaagttccaactaaattctctacaatccttacaaccaaacataatcattttcttatttgataatattaatttcctaaaatcaatctctaatttaaatcaatatgttacattaaaatataattctcctttcacttttatttaatcttatatttaattattttaattactatttaatacataaagttaataaaattttagattctttcagcatatgatgtgatttgaattattataaacggatatatattttaaaaattgtcttaggatatttgtaaccaaacaagtatatccacatatagagctcggaatacatttttggagtacaataaagtgccatcactttttgccaacttcgggtcgggtttttaattaaaattataaccaattcaattatccggatcctctttaagattgccgaatatttgggccggtttttaatcTACAGTgcacttatttacatccaattaatgccaATTAATGTCCATAGTCCTGATTGGTAATGGCTGTAaagactttgactttaaaattttagctgcagagaatttggctgtagatgctttgactgtagaaactttaactgttaaaatctgattgtttactaacaacttttaaagctgtaactgttatttttattattattataagtattaataataaatatatattatgtcaaaaattaatttatataacattttaatgacaaaataaattttattgattgataatattctgacaaaataaatatatattatgtcagaaattttttttatataatattctgatttttcttttgtttttggtgattgattCTTCTAGCAAATATTAATAGtgtcttttaattgttttgaatgtttttttttctattgagtaGTTATATAAGGAGTCAAAAATCCATTAATCACTAATCAATGCATTGTTTGAATGTTATTCtcttattaatgatgaatttcataaactcttttataGTATTACTAAGCGGTGTCCCGTGCGTTGCACGGGTTTGTTTTCTTGCGTTTGAAATTGAGGTTTTTTATGTAATATGTGAGTTTTTGAtgtatcttttgtttgtttattttttttattactttgagAATGAAtccattttagttttttgttctttctatatatattagtactatattttgtattgtgttttgtgaaatttataaagtgtttaatttttcttaacttgTATTTAAAATATCAGTGAAGTTTTTTACAAATTGTTGAAGAATTAAAAACATGTCCAATAAGttaatgaaacaaattttatttatcatattttattgaatttataaaCAGTGCCGTGCCAACAATTCGAGAGGCCTAGGgctaaactattttaaattatttttaaaaaacttaattaatgatatattatctaaaatatgggtgaaaataaaacttaatagaGTTTATGAATCAAGTATTAAGAATTATAAAAGATGAcaacaaaaagataaatgaaaatgatgataaaaatcaaatttttactttaaaacatttaaatattaacataaactgaataaatttagaaaattttactttaaaacatttaaatattaacATAAACTGAatgaatttagaaattttttacattaaaacatttaaatattaacttaaactgaataaatttagaaatatagtTATCAAATGTGgcctaaaaatatatgattaagaATGTGGCCTAGGGCTATTGCCCCTTTTTGTATCAAGTAAGCACGGCAATGTTTATAAATGTAGTAAAGCTTATAGtactaattttgttttacaattatgttatgTGATGTAACCATTATAGTAAGGTCTCAAAATATCTAGGTCCGGCTACAGCAGTCAACATCGTTGAAGCTTCGGTAGTAAGCGCTGAATGGAGTGGTGGTCCAATCGGTCTTGACTCGTCGGCCTTGTGTGGCCCAGTCATCAGTATATCTTCATCGGCTGACTCTTTGGGTAAGCCACACCATTAGCCTCGTTGTTCTTGAACGCTCAAATTGGAATTCCATCCAcaagaaaacttttgagatcccaaggaaaacaattaaaaaaaaaacaaattcaagaacagTGATTTTGGCAACTGAAAACAGtttaaaaaatagaactaatcaagaaaattaagatacagtaaaacctctataaattaataatgttgggactgctgaaatttattaatttatagaggttttattttattgataaattaataattattaatttatagagaaattgtccatatttggtaattttttttaaaaaagtcattaaaactaagatttaattgttataattaatatatttatataattaattacaagaaaaataataatttttatgttttgaatagaaaaaaaatgtttttgatatagtagaaatattagaaataaggtctaacaaaaataaa from Camelina sativa cultivar DH55 chromosome 9, Cs, whole genome shotgun sequence encodes:
- the LOC109126424 gene encoding uncharacterized protein LOC109126424, which encodes MSSTPNGFSGPSSFPMVVSTIRAVLDVAVSLSWPIRQIDVNNAFLQGTLTEDVYVTQPQVFVDPDRPTHVCHLKKALYGLKQAPIAWYLELKNYLVSVGFSNSLSDTLLFVLKRPNLLVYALIYVDNILITGNNVVVVEAILKNLGTRFSVKDMGELSYFLGIEAIRTKAGLHLNQRKYVLDLLTKMNMQDAKLVPTPMVTTPKLTLVGDLYSDPKKYRTLIGSLQYLAFTRPYIAYVVNRLSQFMHSPTNDHWQAAKRVLRYLAGTSSYGLYFRKGNPLTLHGFSNADWAGYVTTCVSTNGYIIYLGGQPISWTSKKQKGVARSSTEAEYRAVANTSSELLWVNSLLSELGLKQTSAPTIYYDNVGATYLCANPVFHSRMKHIAIDYHFIREKFKQASFGCHMFQQKINLLTLLQSPYPEYRFNTCVVRLESP
- the LOC104715290 gene encoding uncharacterized protein LOC104715290, which gives rise to MKVELILEGLPEEYKSIIDQVESRDTPPTLTELHEKLINHESKLLSTQPLLPTPMSANVALPQRPNTNYRSQHRSNQRHNTNWQSSPRPFNDSRSPQPYLGRCHICGVMGHSAKRCSQLLMLQYSPNAQASSALAPWQPQAHFTAANYATNNPWLLDSAATHHISSDLANLSLHQPYIGGEEVNVGDGKGLPITHTGSTHLPSPFGPLSIKDVLCVPDIKKNLISFYREGSEHGDPVTPRTN